The Nostoc sp. 'Lobaria pulmonaria (5183) cyanobiont' genome window below encodes:
- a CDS encoding peptidoglycan D,D-transpeptidase FtsI family protein yields the protein MQKSPRKTKFRKFQNPGFTGRHKGDKRGILGKLASNMQDQTSNTKSRLFIVWGVLMASGLGLAINLYNLQIVKGPKLTEQARNQQMVNLRPFMPRRPVVDRNSDLLAIDRPVYTLYAHPKLFDKSNEEMAERLAPILAKDTAELVKTFESKRSGIILAPALPEEIIDRVISLRLNGLEWIQKYSRFYPPDDLVADVVGYVNVDRRGQAGVEYSQEKLLERPVQTVRLSRSGNGALMPDRAPEGFLHFDDLQLQLTIDSRLQRIARIALKQQMEKFDAKRGAVIVMDALDGSLLALVSQPTYNPNEYAKANISLFKNWTVADLYEPGSTFKPLNVAIALENGIIKPDDMFNDSGSIRVANYTIKNAMNNSNGRISIAQILQYSSNIGMVQIIQRLKPSIYYNWLERLGLGQKVDTDLPFEVGGRLKSQEEFIASPIEPATTSFGQGFSMTPLQLVQMHGALANGGKLVTPHVVRGLIDSKGQMHDSPTRTIPRQIFSTATTQKVVEMMETVVTQGSGKASQIPGYRIAGKTGTAQKASPNGGYIKGARMTSFVAILPVESPRYVVFALVDEPKGESAYGSTVAAPIVKSVIEALIPLEQIPPSKAIEQQMKAP from the coding sequence ATGCAGAAGTCACCAAGGAAAACAAAATTCAGAAAGTTTCAGAATCCAGGATTCACAGGGCGACACAAGGGTGATAAACGAGGGATTTTGGGAAAATTAGCCTCTAATATGCAAGACCAAACATCCAACACTAAGTCCCGACTGTTCATCGTCTGGGGCGTATTGATGGCATCAGGGTTGGGGTTGGCTATTAACTTGTATAATCTACAAATTGTCAAGGGGCCAAAGTTAACTGAGCAGGCGCGCAACCAGCAAATGGTAAATTTGCGACCTTTTATGCCCCGTCGCCCGGTCGTAGATCGCAATAGCGATCTGTTGGCGATTGACCGTCCTGTATATACTTTATACGCTCATCCCAAGCTGTTTGATAAGTCTAATGAAGAGATGGCAGAGCGACTTGCCCCAATTTTGGCAAAAGATACTGCTGAATTGGTGAAAACTTTTGAAAGTAAAAGAAGTGGAATTATCCTTGCGCCAGCCTTACCAGAAGAAATTATCGATCGCGTCATCTCTTTGCGCTTAAATGGCCTGGAGTGGATTCAAAAATACTCCCGATTTTACCCGCCAGACGATTTGGTTGCTGATGTGGTGGGTTATGTGAATGTTGACCGTCGCGGTCAAGCTGGTGTGGAATACTCTCAAGAGAAGTTGCTAGAACGTCCTGTGCAAACGGTGCGGCTCAGTCGGTCGGGGAATGGGGCCCTGATGCCGGATCGTGCGCCCGAAGGTTTTTTGCATTTTGATGATTTACAATTACAACTCACTATCGATAGCCGTCTGCAACGAATTGCTCGGATTGCGCTCAAACAACAGATGGAGAAGTTTGACGCTAAACGTGGGGCAGTAATTGTCATGGATGCATTGGATGGTTCCTTACTCGCCCTCGTTTCTCAGCCTACTTATAATCCTAATGAATATGCTAAAGCTAATATTTCACTATTTAAAAACTGGACGGTGGCGGATCTTTATGAACCAGGATCGACTTTTAAGCCTTTGAATGTGGCGATCGCTCTGGAAAATGGCATCATCAAACCAGATGATATGTTTAATGACTCCGGTTCGATTCGAGTCGCTAATTACACCATCAAAAATGCGATGAATAATAGTAATGGACGAATCAGCATCGCTCAGATTTTGCAGTATTCCAGCAACATTGGCATGGTGCAAATTATCCAACGTTTAAAGCCTTCAATTTACTACAACTGGTTAGAACGCTTAGGGCTAGGACAAAAAGTTGATACAGATTTACCTTTTGAAGTCGGCGGACGGCTCAAAAGTCAAGAAGAATTTATCGCTTCCCCGATTGAACCAGCTACTACTTCCTTTGGGCAAGGCTTTTCCATGACACCGTTACAGCTAGTGCAAATGCACGGTGCTTTAGCTAATGGCGGTAAGTTAGTTACACCCCATGTAGTTCGCGGGTTAATTGATAGCAAAGGCCAGATGCATGATTCACCCACTCGCACCATCCCCCGCCAAATTTTCTCAACCGCAACAACTCAAAAGGTTGTGGAAATGATGGAAACTGTTGTTACTCAAGGCAGCGGGAAGGCGTCACAAATTCCGGGATATCGCATTGCTGGTAAAACTGGTACAGCCCAAAAAGCTAGTCCGAATGGCGGATACATTAAGGGTGCTAGAATGACCAGTTTTGTGGCTATTTTACCCGTGGAATCTCCTCGTTATGTAGTGTTTGCACTGGTGGATGAGCCAAAAGGAGAAAGTGCTTATGGTTCTACTGTCGCCGCGCCAATTGTGAAGTCGGTGATCGAAGCACTAATTCCTCTCGAGCAGATTCCGCCCAGTAAGGCGATCGAGCAACAAATGAAAGCGCCCTAG